A window of the Aquarana catesbeiana isolate 2022-GZ linkage group LG05, ASM4218655v1, whole genome shotgun sequence genome harbors these coding sequences:
- the LOC141144112 gene encoding E3 ubiquitin/ISG15 ligase TRIM25-like translates to MASTELKEELNCSICLSIYTDPAMLNCGHNFCRVCISRVLDTQEGNGLFTCPECRAEFQTRPALQKNMKLCNIVECFLSSRPVQEHVGIFCTYCVHCPVAAVKTCLQCETSLCDVHLQAHSKLVEHILTEPTTSLENRKCPVHKKLLEYYCPEDATCICVSCCAFGDHRGHQVALLYEASKKKKEKLKLVMTRLTSKAAETEKRVQSLQEHRQKVEENAAALTGRVNLLFMEMREQLEVLEKRVLKEITSQEEQVSQHVSDLIQQLEIEKEELTKKMHHIEELCSLTDPLTVLQGRDDIGYNDEQGEQEDRKRDEKKVHPICDLDEGLISVILHSSLKDIVTCLKSKHGFNMQVASDMLLDVNTAGDYVAVSRNLKMASWSETKQCRPKTPERFVNYHILSIRIFTTGQNYWEVETSEAGYWMVGLAYPSIERKGDRAVTGYNKKSWCLRMSDKTHSAIHDSKINPLYPDSAVQRLGIYLDYEAGRLSFYQLSDSIRHLHTFIAHFTEPLHAAFCVYNHSWIRIKS, encoded by the coding sequence ATGGCTTCGACTGAGCTGAAAGAGGAGCTGAACTGTTCCATCTGTCTGAGCATCTATACAGATCCTGCCATGCTGAACTGTGgccacaacttctgccgggtctgtattagCCGGGTCCTGGACACCCAGGAAGGAAACGGGCTCTTCACCTGTCCTGAATGCCGGGCAGAATTTCAGACTCGACCTGCTCTGCAGAAGAACATGAAGCTCTGCAACATCGTCGAATGCTTCCTGTCCTCACGACCGGTGCAAGAGCATGTCGGGATATTCTGCACCTACTGCGTCCACTGCCCTGTTGCGGCGGTCAAGACGTGCCTGCAGTGTGAGACCTCGCTGTGTGACGTCCACCTCCAGGCGCACAGCAAGTTGGTGGAGCACATCTTGACTGAACCCACCACGTCCCTGGAGAACAGAAAATGTCCTGTCCACAAGAAGCTCCTGGAGTATTACTGCCCTGAGGATGCCACATGCATCTGCGTCTCCTGCTGCGCCTTTGGAGACCATCGGGGACACCAAGTGGCGCTCCTCTACGAAGCCtccaagaagaagaaagagaagctaAAGCTGGTGATGACAAGGTTGACCTCAAAGGCGGCAGAAACAGAAAAAAGAGTGCAGAGTTTGCAAGAGCACAGGCAGAAAGTGGAGGAGAACGCAGCCGCCCTCACGGGACGGGTCAACCTGCTGTTTATGGAGATGCGGGAACAGCTGGAGGTCTTGGAGAAGAGAGTCCTCAAGGAGATCACCAGCCAAGAAGAGCAGGTCTCTCAACACGTGTCTGACCTCATCCAACAGCTGGAGATTGAGAAGGAGGAGCTGACTAAGAAGATGCACCACATTGAGGAGCTCTGCAGCCTCACCGACCCTCTGACTGTCTTGCAAGGAAGAGATGATATCGGCTACAACGATGAGCAGGGTGAACAGGAGGACAGAAAGAGGGATGAGAAAAAAGTTCACCCCATCTGCGACCTTGATGAAGGTCTAATTTCCGTGATCTTACATTCTTCCCTGAAGGACATTGTCACCTGTCTAAAGTCGAAACACGGCTTTAACATGCAGGTGGCCTCAGACATGCTCTTGGATGTGAACACGGCGGGGGACTACGTGGCCGTGTCGCGGAACTTAAAAATGGCTTCCTGGTCGGAGACAAAGCAGTGTCGCCCCAAGACACCCGAGAGGTTTGTGAACTATCACATTCTAAGCATCCGGATTTTCACGACCGGGCAAAATTACTGGGAAGTGGAGACCAGCGAGGCCGGTTACTGGATGGTAGGGTTGGCCTATCCCAGCATAGAACGGAAAGGGGACCGGGCTGTGACGGGCTATAACAAGAAATCATGGTGTCTGCGCATGTCGGATAAGACTCACTCGGCCATCCACGACTCGAAGATCAACCCCTTGTATCCGGATTCGGCCGTGCAAAGGTTGGGGATATATCTGGATTACGAGGCTGGCCGGCTTTCCTTCTACCAGCTCAGTGACTCCATTAGGCACTTGCACACCTTCATTGCCCACTTCACGGAGCCCCTCCATGCTGCCTTCTGTGTTTATAACCATTCGTGGATCAGGATTAAGAGCTAA